Proteins encoded by one window of Lathyrus oleraceus cultivar Zhongwan6 chromosome 1, CAAS_Psat_ZW6_1.0, whole genome shotgun sequence:
- the LOC127082985 gene encoding equilibrative nucleotide transporter 3, with protein MLMDDDTITSNGTGEPRKPGGKNRAMAVCFILGLGSLVSWNSILTIGDYYYQLFPKYHPSRVLTLVYQPFAIGTLIVMTHYESKINTRLRNVVGFILFFVATFLILILDLATSGKGGIGPYLVICFLSACFGVADAFVEGGMVGDLYFMCPEFVQSYLAGLAASGALISLLRVLTKLAFEKSSNGLRKGAILFFAISTLIEFLCIFLYAIYFTKLPIVKYYRAKAASEGSKTVAADLAAAGIKTKTNDQAEHDDKQVDRLSNKQLFLANIDYAADLFLIYVITLSIFPGFLYENTGEHQLGTWYPIVLIVMYNVLDLIARYIPLVQWLKLESRKGLLIAILSRFLLIPAFYFTAKYGDQGWMIFLTSFLGLTNGYLTVCVFTLAPRGYKAPEQNALGNMLVICLLCGIFAGGTLGWLWIIGKDSF; from the exons ATGCTCATGGACGACGATACTATAACTAGCAATGGCACCGGAGAGCCAAGAAAACCTGGG GGTAAAAACAGAGCAATGGCAGTTTGTTTCATTCTTGGACTTGGTTCTCTAGTTTCATGGAACAGTATTTTAACCATAGGAGATTACTATTACCAATTGTTCCCAAAATATCATCCTTCAAGAGTACTTACCTTGGTTTATCAACCATTTGCAATTGGAACATTGATAGTAATGACACACTATGAGTCCAAGATCAATACTCGACTCCGGAACGTGGTTGGATTCATACTCTTCTTTGTCGCCACTTTCTTGATTCTCATC TTGGATCTTGCAACATCAGGCAAAGGTGGAATTGGACCTTATCTTGTTATATGTTTTCTATCGGCTTGTTTCGGAGTTGCTGATGCTTTTGTCGAAGGTGGTATGGTTGGAGATCTCTATTTTATGTGTCCGGAGTTCGTGCAG TCTTACCTTGCTGGTTTGGCAGCATCAGGTGCTCTAATTTCATTACTCCGAGTGCTAACTAAGCTAGCTTTCGAAAAATCTAGCAATGGACTTCGCAAAGGAGCGA TACTATTCTTTGCGATCTCAACATTAATCGAGTTTCTATGTATTTTTCTCTATGCAATCTACTTCACCAAATTACCTATAGTTAAATATTATCGCGCGAAAGCGGCCTCAGAGGGATCGAAAACTGTTGCAGCCGACTTAGCAGCTGCAGGCATTAAAACAAAGACTAATGATCAA GCCGAACACGACGATAAACAAGTGGACCGGCTTAGCAACAAACAACTATTTCTCGCAAACATTGATTATGCAGCTGATTTGTTTCTCATATACGTCATAACACTATCGATCTTCCCCGGATTTTTATACGAAAACACTGGAGAACATCAATTAGGCACATGGTATCCAATTGTTTTGATTGTTATGTATAATGTATTGGATTTGATAGCAAGATACATTCCACTTGTGCAATGGTTGAAGTTAGAATCAAGAAAGGGTTTACTAATAGCAATCCTTTCGAGATTCTTGTTGATTCCGGCATTTTATTTCACCGCAAAATATGGCGATCAAGGATGGATGATATTTCTCACCTCATTCTTAGGACTCACAAACGGTTATTTAACCGTTTGTGTTTTCACACTTGCACCAAGAGGTTACAAG GCTCCTGAGCAAAATGCTTTGGGGAATATGCTGGTGATTTGTCTTTTATGTGGAATATTTGCTGGTGGTACTCTTGGCTGGTTGTGGATCATAGGCAAAGATTCTTTCTAA
- the LOC127115251 gene encoding cation/H(+) antiporter 15, producing the protein MDNTTTMLASSNVSESTLICYTPTMTTTNGVWQGDNPLDFSIPVFILQLTLIVVATRLFVFILKPFHQPRVIAEILGGLFLGPSVLGKYETFANIVFPLKSAMVLETMANIGLIYFLFLIGLEMDMSIVYRTGRKALSIAVAGMIFPFIVGIGLSFALNDRHESVNKFSYDLYLGIVVSATSFPVLARMLAELKLINTELGKLALSTSLINDMCAWVLLALAIALSEQNSTTMASVWVVLSNIFFVSFCFLVVRPAVTWLIKKTPEGRPFSEFQICVVLVGVMVSAFITDVIGTHSIFGAFVYGLVIPNGPLGAAIIEKLEDFVSGLLIPLFYAISGLKTNITLTQGSRSCAFIFTIVPLACFGKILGTLIVSILFEIPTRDGIVLGLVMNTKGLIEMIVLNIGREQKVLGDEIFSIMIIFTLIMTAIISPIVTLIYKPRKMLMPYKKKTMQSSRVDAELRVLVCIHAPRNVPTIINLLEATRPKKRSPICAYVLHLVELTGRASAMLVVHATRQSGGPALNKTQAQTEHIVTAFRNFEEHVSYVTVQPLTAVSPYSTMHEDICNAAEEKRVAIIIIPFHKKQTVDGDMLETNPALRMVNHNLLQTAPCSVGILVDRGLNGSNPLISNQASHQVAVLFFGGSDDREALSYGWRMSRHPNVNLTVMHFIQRKDETQTLKPDNDRLDDQRRLISNKLDEECINEMKMIVANDDSMSYIEKVVSNGEETVAAIRGMNNVNDLFIVGRGQGNSVSTLTEGLTDWSECPELGAIGDLLASSDFETTASVLVMNQYVAQGLDGEDIFVGERPWQSCDDFNNLRQQYRGRYTTGPMGANTQTSQFL; encoded by the exons ATGGATAACACAACAACAATGTTAGCATCATCAAATGTTTCGGAGAGTACATTGATTTGTTATACACCAACCATGACAACAACAAATGGTGTATGGCAAGGAGATAACCCTTTAGATTTTTCTATCCCTGTCTTCATTTTGCAATTAACCTTAATTGTTGTTGCCACACGTTTATTTGTTTTCATCCTCAAACCCTTTCACCAACCTCGTGTCATTGCTGAAATCTTG GGTGGATTGTTTTTGGGGCCATCAGTTCTTGGTAAATATGAAACTTTTGCGAATATTGTATTTCCTCTAAAAAGTGCAATGGTGTTAGAAACAATGGCGAATATCGGGTTGATATACTTTTTGTTCCTAATTGGATTAGAAATGGACATGTCTATTGTGTATCGCACGGGGAGAAAGGCGCTGTCCATTGCGGTTGCTGGCATGATATTTCCGTTTATTGTTGGTATTGGACTATCCTTTGCTTTGAATGATAGACACGAAAGTGTAAATAAATTCAGCTATGATCTCTATCTCGGTATTGTTGTATCGGCTACCTCATTTCCCGTTCTCGCGCGAATGCTTGCCGAGCTCAAACTCATCAACACCGAGTTAGGAAAGCTTGCCCTTTCAACTTCCCTCATCAATGATATGTGTGCATGGGTTTTACTAGCTCTAGCTATTGCTTTATCAGAACAAAACTCGACAACTATGGCTTCGGTTTGGGTTGTATTGTCGAATATTTTCTTTGTGTCTTTTTGTTTTCTCGTTGTTAGGCCAGCAGTGACTTGGTTGATCAAGAAAACTCCCGAAGGAAGACCGTTTAGCGAGTTCCAAATATGTGTTGTACTCGTTGGTGTTATGGTCTCGGCTTTCATTACAGATGTTATTGGAACACATTCGATTTTCGGAGCTTTTGTTTATGGATTAGTGATTCCGAATGGTCCACTTGGAGCTGCTATAATAGAAAAGCTCGAAGACTTTGTTTCGGGGCTTTTAATACCGCTTTTCTACGCTATTAGTGGACTTAAGACTAACATTACCTTAACGCAGGGAAGTCGTTCTTGTGCATTTATATTCACGATCGTTCCTCTCGCTTGTTTTGGAAAGATCCTCGGGACTCTTATTGTTTCAATCCTTTTCGAGATACCAACTCGTGATGGCATTGTTCTTGGTTTAGTTATGAACACCAAAGGTCTTATTGAAATGATTGTGCTAAATATTGGAAGGGAACAAAAG GTATTGGGTGATGAAATATTTTCGATTATGATTATTTTTACACTTATAATGACAGCAATAATTTCACCAATTGTGACACTAATTTATAAGCCACGAAAAATGCTTATGCCTTACAAAAAGAAGACAATGCAAAGTTCAAGAGTTGATGCAGAGTTAAGGGTTTTGGTGTGCATTCATGCTCCTAGAAATGTTCCAACAATCATCAACCTCCTTGAAGCAACACGCCCGAAGAAAAGGTCTCCAATATGTGCTTATGTTCTCCATTTGGTCGAACTCACGGGTCGAGCTTCGGCCATGCTTGTTGTCCACGCCACTAGACAATCAGGAGGTCCAGCACTCAACAAAACACAAGCGCAAACTGAACACATCGTCACTGCATTTCGAAACTTCGAGGAACATGTTAGTTATGTCACAGTCCAACCTTTGACGGCGGTTTCCCCTTACTCTACCATGCATGAAGATATATGCAATGCGGCGGAGGAAAAAAGGGTAGCCATCATTATCATTCCTTTCCATAAAAAACAAACGGTTGACGGAGACATGCTAGAAACAAATCCCGCATTGAGAATGGTGAACCATAACTTATTACAAACCGCTCCTTGTTCGGTCGGGATACTTGTCGATAGAGGCCTTAATGGATCCAATCCTTTAATTTCAAATCAAGCATCTCATCAGGTGGCCGTGTTATTCTTCGGTGGATCGGATGATAGGGAAGCATTATCGTACGGATGGAGAATGTCAAGGCATCCAAATGTTAATCTCACCGTGATGCATTTCATTCAAAGAAAAGATGAAACTCAAACACTAAAGCCCGACAATGATCGGTTAGACGATCAAAGACGTTTAATTTCAAACAAACTAGACGAAGAGTGCATAAACGAGATGAAAATGATAGTTGCAAACGACGATTCAATGAGTTACATAGAGAAAGTCGTGAGTAACGGAGAAGAAACCGTTGCAGCGATAAGAGGAATGAACAATGTCAATGATCTCTTCATAGTTGGTCGAGGTCAGGGAAACTCAGTATCAACATTAACCGAAGGGTTAACGGATTGGAGCGAGTGTCCCGAGTTAGGAGCCATCGGAGATTTGTTAGCTTCTTCCGACTTCGAAACAACGGCTTCCGTGCTTGTCATGAATCAATATGTTGCACAAGGACTAGATGGAGAGGACATTTTTGTAGGTGAAAGACCATGGCAATCATGTGATGATTTTAATAACTTGAGACAACAATATAGGGGAAGATATACAACAGGGCCAATGGGGGCAAATACTCAAACATCTCAATTTTTATAA